ACAATCTGAGATACCAAGCCATGAATATCGTAGCTGTGAGGCTCGGCCGAGCTGAACCACCTCTGAGAAAAGAGGTGGTGGAGTACATGTTAGATGTGGATTCTCACACGTGGAGTATGAGAAGAAGCAAAGCCAACTTCTTCAGAATCATGTCACTTGTTTctggtttgttttctatgagccATTGGTTTGGGGACATTTGCCAATGGAGGAACCCAATAACATCAGTGTTGGTTCATATCCTCTTTCTTATATTGATTTGGTATCCAGAATTGATCCTCCCAACTCTCTTTCTCTACATGTTCCTCATTGGAATATGGAACTACAGGTTCCGACCAAGGCATCCACCTCACATGGACACTAAACTTTCATGGGCAGAAGCAGTGAACCCAGATGAACTTGGTGAAGAATTTGACACATTCCCAACTTCTAAGTCCCATGATATAGTTCGAATGAGGTATGACAGGCTTAGAGGAGTTGCAGGAAGGATCCAAACTGTAGTGGGTGACATAGCAACACAGGGGGAGAGATTTCAGTCTCTACTCAGTTGGAGAGATCCAAGAGCAACCAGTCTTTTCATTGTGTTCTGTCTTTGTGCAGCTGTGGTGCTCTATGCGACTCCTTTCAGGGTGGTGGCTCTAGTTGCTGGTTTGTATTATTTGCGGCATCCTAGGTTTAGAAGCAAGCTACCGTCTGTGCCCAGCAATTTCTTCAAGAGATTGCCAGCTCGAACGGACAGCTTGCTGTAATACTGCAAGCAGACAAATTCCTTATTTTCCGTTACCCTAATCGCTTCTTGTTCGAGTTATAATTAGTGTTTTGTTTACAGTTATACAATTcaaatttttgagattttattgaaattttatgtttgtaattattttaagtattaaaaattaaattttaaacggAATTTAATCTTAAAAGTCTTAAAATTACGattctaaatataataaatttaatattaaaactgatttttttgaaatatcccTGAAAGATTTTCGacgaagaaataaaatattatttcttcgAGTTATAGGATGCCAAGTACCAACTGCATCTTTATGATTGATTTATATACCCTCAAAGAGAAATTATGCTCTCCTGTTCCTACTTCCACTCGCCATGCTATCATTGCGAGAAAGCTAGTGGAATTGATTGGCTTCCCTTTTCAATCTGCGTTTGTGATTTTGAGCGAGAAGCtataaaaaaccaagaaagagTTCACCTAGCAAGGTACAAGGGACTGCGAAGAGACAGAGAGAACTAGCCACCAGCGTAAGGGCAAAAGCTAAAATAACAGCAAAAGCTACACAACTAACAATTCTAATGAACAAATAACGTGAAAAATCTTGCACCAAGAAATGAAAAATgggaaacaaaaatcaattgctGCCTCATAAGAGGTTCATGTAGCTGTCTATTGCCAAAAACACTAGAAGAGTGCATCTGCTAAGATAACGTTCAaacaaaatacaattaaaaagaaGCTCAAGAGAAACGatcctaaatttttcttttaaaacacaagCTCATGAGGCTTCATTCCATCCTTGAGAGAAAACCTTGCGCCCAAGTATGCTTTCAATTCTGGAACACTCTCAATTGATTTAATGACTTGCGCATCCACTGACTTCTGGTCATCCTTCTTTTCTTGTGGGAGTGCATTCTCGCCCTGTAACATGGGATGAGATGATAATAAATTTCTGAATGGACAACATGAGAAAATACAATAGAACATGACCAAATCTAACTAATAACCACTTGCAAAACCCACCTCTTTCTCTGCCTCAAAGAAGTTGccctctcctttcttcttcttcttctcagccTTCTTGCCAAAATATTTATCATCGAACTTCTCCACGCCAACCCCAGAGATGTCAACCTTGGTGGAAGTTGCAATCACATAAGATTGGTTGACTCTCCTAAGAGGAACACCGTTGATCTTAAATGGTCCTGCAGCAATTAGGAAACAAATACCATAATTTTAAGCAGGAAAACCACAGAAAACGTCGTCCACGTTATAACAGCAATACTAAGTCCAAGACCCTACAATACAAATTATTTCGCAAAATTTTACAAATCCAAAACCATCCAAGCTAAGTCATATCACTAAATTTCCATTTCAAAACAGCATAGAACATCAACCAAGTAAATAACCAAGCACTGATGCGAGCATAATCACATATCCAGATTTCAGGTCACTAGCTTTAAgatgattaataaaataatttctttcgcCCAACAAAAACAGTAATGCACAAGCCCACTACAGCACAGGCACGACAGTCAGTATAAAGTAAGCGGGTAGATGTCATTGTCATAcaggaaaaaacataaaaatgataaaagggaataaaaaatcaagctaaCCAGTGACAAGTAGCAACCCAGAAGTCAGTTGCTTGAGAAACACAACTCTCTTGCCCTTGAACCTTCCAGCAAGAATGATCAACACAGTCCCAGGAGTAACACTATCCCTACAACACCatataaaaagcaaagaaataaCAGATTACAACATTACTTAAATCACATTGCAAAGAATTTAGCAGCCAAAACTATCAGTAAATCAACAGCCTTTCTTACACGATAAATCTCTTgtaattcaaaaagaaatattcaataGAAAACACAACCAAAACCCCATTCTAATACAGAAGCATactcaaaaagaaaattacaaaatcgATTAAGAGATTTAAGAGCTCAAAAGAATGAATTCATAAAGAAAGCGACATGGATAAAAGTGGACACCTGAGCTTGGTGGGCTTCGGCTTGCGCCTGTTAGGCAATGGCTTCTTGACATCATCAGCTGGGTAAAACTTAGGTGGTTTCTCGGCAGAGGTAGGGGCTTTAGCTTTAGGGGCATGTTTAGGGAAAACACCGCCGTTTTTGGCCTTGATAGCCCACAAACCTCTCTTGTGGTATATCTGCGACCTCGAGTACTTGCCGATTCCTCGGACTAGATCTGGGTTTCTGGTTACCTGTGGTGTCTTCCTGGGAGCCATTGATACCGAATGAGGTCTCTCTCTGTGAAAAATGGCCACAAACCCTGGTGGAGAGGATTTAGAGCAAATATATATGCGGCGTTTTATATAGAAAGAGAAATGGGAGTGTCagtgagaggaaaaaaaaccctagaaaccCTAATTCCGATAATTGGGTTTCGGGCTTGGGTTCGGGTTGTGTGTGATTTATTTCTACCCTTGGGTGGGCCTGTGTTGTTACTGATGTTTGGTCTTGGAATTATTTggataaaagattttttttaattatagaaaaactTATTTGGTTCATCAAATAGgttataatttttgtgtttgatcttttatacacacacacaaaaaaagctataatactatattttttatttataaaaacttgttttttttaatttattttgcatgGAAAAATCCATCTTATGAAaactttaatcaaatatatatttaaaaatgcaattaaaattattttattaatataatttttaacaaatttaatattttaaaattttataattcttcTGTcctgtgaaatttttttattataaaatttcctttaaaaaagtttaatcatGAATCTAGGATtgtgttagtattttttttattgatagtaaagtttatttttagattagttTTGTGaatcaattaatattaaaattttatttttaaataattttaaagacatattttaaacataaatttgatagatactaatttcattattaaattttaaaagttagaaaaaacaaatatatttttctaatattaaatagtgtttatatatttatcaattga
This genomic interval from Populus alba chromosome 1, ASM523922v2, whole genome shotgun sequence contains the following:
- the LOC118047097 gene encoding large ribosomal subunit protein eL6 → MAPRKTPQVTRNPDLVRGIGKYSRSQIYHKRGLWAIKAKNGGVFPKHAPKAKAPTSAEKPPKFYPADDVKKPLPNRRKPKPTKLRDSVTPGTVLIILAGRFKGKRVVFLKQLTSGLLLVTGPFKINGVPLRRVNQSYVIATSTKVDISGVGVEKFDDKYFGKKAEKKKKKGEGNFFEAEKEGENALPQEKKDDQKSVDAQVIKSIESVPELKAYLGARFSLKDGMKPHELVF